One part of the Mesotoga infera genome encodes these proteins:
- a CDS encoding YjbQ family protein, whose amino-acid sequence MKSYRKELFFNTATRREIINITPDVERALKESGIQEGLLLVNAMHITASVFINDNESGLHNDFEKWLEKLAPEKPYSQYEHNGFEDNADAHLKRTVMGREVVVAVTEGRLDFGPWEQIFYYELDGMRRKRVLIKIIGD is encoded by the coding sequence GTGAAATCATACAGGAAGGAACTTTTCTTCAACACCGCGACCAGGCGAGAGATAATCAATATCACTCCAGATGTCGAAAGAGCGCTCAAAGAAAGCGGAATCCAGGAAGGACTTCTGCTCGTGAACGCAATGCACATAACTGCAAGCGTGTTCATCAACGACAATGAATCCGGGCTTCATAATGACTTCGAGAAATGGCTTGAAAAGCTTGCGCCCGAGAAACCATACTCGCAGTACGAACACAACGGATTCGAAGACAATGCAGACGCCCACCTGAAGAGGACAGTAATGGGCAGGGAAGTGGTAGTAGCCGTTACTGAGGGAAGACTGGACTTTGGACCGTGGGAGCAGATCTTCTACTATGAACTGGACGGTATGAGAAGAAAGCGAGTTCTGATAAAAATAATCGGCGATTAA